A stretch of Lentisphaerota bacterium DNA encodes these proteins:
- a CDS encoding 16S rRNA (uracil(1498)-N(3))-methyltransferase, whose protein sequence is MLRQFMDTPRLLADGCVLDRDESHHLIRVLRVTPGDGVEGFDGAGLIRPLRVARVARNEVGLEPAGVAVARPKPACAITLFVCISKGNRMDWTVEKAVETGASRIVPVLSARTVVRLDAQEGLDKRLRWERVAREAARQCGAAWVPQIEAPLACDASTALVAESAPVLIGALRPNTPLLREALEAFPERPAHAGWFVGPEGDFTTDELDRLIAAGAIPVALGGLVLRAETAALYGLCVIGSRWL, encoded by the coding sequence ATGCTCCGACAGTTCATGGATACCCCGCGGCTTCTGGCGGACGGGTGCGTGCTGGATCGGGACGAGTCGCACCACCTGATCCGGGTGCTGCGCGTAACGCCGGGCGACGGGGTCGAGGGCTTTGACGGTGCCGGGCTGATCCGCCCGTTGCGCGTGGCGCGTGTGGCCCGGAACGAGGTCGGGCTGGAACCCGCGGGCGTTGCCGTGGCGCGTCCGAAGCCCGCCTGCGCGATTACGCTCTTCGTCTGCATCAGCAAGGGAAACCGAATGGACTGGACCGTGGAAAAGGCGGTCGAGACCGGAGCGTCTCGGATCGTGCCGGTGCTTTCCGCCCGGACGGTGGTGCGGCTCGACGCGCAGGAAGGTCTCGATAAGCGGCTGCGGTGGGAGCGGGTCGCGCGCGAGGCGGCCCGGCAATGCGGCGCAGCATGGGTGCCTCAGATCGAGGCGCCGCTGGCCTGCGACGCCAGCACGGCGCTCGTCGCCGAATCCGCGCCGGTGCTGATCGGGGCGTTGCGCCCGAACACACCGCTGTTGCGCGAGGCGTTGGAGGCTTTTCCCGAGCGGCCCGCCCACGCCGGCTGGTTCGTCGGCCCTGAGGGCGATTTCACAACCGACGAATTGGACCGGCTGATCGCCGCTGGCGCGATTCCGGTCGCCTTGGGTGGCTTGGTGCTGCGCGCCGAAACCGCCGCACTCTACGGACTGTGCGTCATCGGCAGCCGCTGGCTGTAG